A stretch of DNA from Lawsonibacter asaccharolyticus:
GGGCAAGGGCGGCTCCATCATCAATGTGGGCTCCATCTATGGCATGCTCTCTCCCATCCAGGACATCTATGCCTATAAGAAGGAGATGACCGGCGTCCCCTTCATCAAGCCGGTGGCCTACTCTGCCGCCAAGTCCGGCATCTATAACCTGACCCGCTACCTGGCCACCTACTGGGGCAAGCAGGGCATCCGGGTCAACACCCTCACCCCCGCCGGCGTGTGGCGGGACACCCAGGACGAGATATTCCAGGCCAACTTCTGCGCCCGGATGCCCATGGGCCGCATGTCTCAGGAGAATGAGTACAATGGCGCCCTGATCTTCCTGGCCTCCCAGGCGTCCTCCTTTATGACGGGTTCCAATCTGGTGATCGACGGGGGCTGGACAGCATGGTAAACGTGAAGCCGGAGCAGTTCCAAAAGATCTGGTCGGCCCTCATCACCCCCACCAACGAGGACGAGAGCGTCAATTATGAGGCCCTGGAGCGCATCGTGGAGCTCCAGATCCAGGACGGCGCGGAGGGCTTCTACTGCTGCGGGTCCTCGGGGGAGGGGCTGCTGCTCACCCTGGAGGAGCGCAAGCAGGTGCTGGAGCACGTGCTCAAGGCGGCGGACGGGCGGGTGCCCGTTATCTCCCATGTAGGCACCATCCGCACCCGGGATGTGGTGGACCTGGCGCGGCACGCCATGTCCGCCGGGGCCCTGGCGGTGTCCATGATCCCGCCCTACTACTATAAGTTTTCCATGGACGAGATCATGGGCTACTACGAGGACGTGATCCGGGCCATCCCCGATGTGCCCGCCATCGTCTATAACATTCCCCAGTTCACCGGAGTGGAGTTCAGCAAGGAAAACGCGGGACGGCTGCTGTCCAACGAGAACATCGTAGGCATCAAGCACACCTCCACCAACCTGTACAGCCTGGAGCGGATGGGGCAGGCATTCCCTGGCAAGGCCCTGATCAACGGCTTTGACGAGCAGCTGCTGGGAGCTCTGGCTATGGGCTCCTGCGCCACCATCGGCACCACGGTCAACCTGTTTGCCCCCCTGTTCCACCGGGTGCGGGACGCCTTTGACCGGGGGGACATGGCCCAGGCCTACCGCTGGCAGCACGCCATCAACCTCCGGGTGGAGGAGACGGTGAAGCTGGGCATTTTCAACGCCATGAAATACGGCTGGACCCTGCGGGGGGTGGACTGCGGCTTCTGCCGCGCCCCCTTCCGGCCCCTGGACGGAGCGGCCAGGGAGAAGATGGCCCAGCTGATGGCCCTGCCCCTGGAGCCGGTATGAGCTTCCGGCCCGTCAGATTCGTATCCTGATCGAAAAGAGAGAGACAGCGCCCGCCGCGGCTCCAGGCCGCGACGGGCGCACAGCATTGAGGCAGCCGGACCCGCATCCCGGGAGCATGGGGGAGAAAAGTCCTTTCAGGCCGTGGAAAGAAAAGATTTTTGTGGCATCCAGGGAGATCTTGTGGTAAAATGGGGCCGGTCATTCGGTCTGGGGCTCCGGACCCAGGCTTCTGAAAAGAAAGGAAATCCCAGATGATGATGAAACGATCCATATCCCTGGTCACCGCACTCTGTCTGCTGTCCCTCTGCGCCTGCGCCGCTCCTGGCGGAAGGGCGGTGTCCCCCGCGTCGGCGGACGGGGAGATGGGGAGCTCTGTGAGCTTCACGGACAGCTTGGGCAGTACCATTACCCTGGAGGAAGCGCCCCAGCGGGTGGCAGCCCTGATCGGCAGCTACGCGGAGACCTGGGTCCTGGCAGGAGGGGAGGACACGCTGGCAGCGGTGACCCAGGACGCCTACGATGAGCGGGGGCTGGAGCTGGGGGAGGATGTGACCAACGTGGGCTCCAACCAGACCCCGGAGCTGGAGGCGCTTTTCGCCGCCCAGCCTGACCTGGTGCTCCTGACTCCCGATCTGGACGGCCAGCTGGCGCTGGCGGAGCCCCTGGCTGCGGCCGGCATTCCCGCCGCTTGGTTCAAGGTGGAGTCCTTCTCCGACTACCTCTCCATGCTGGAGATCTGCACCCGTCTGACGGGGCGGGATGACCTGTATCAGGCCAACGGGCTGGATATCCAGGCAGAGATCGACCGGGCGCTTGCCCGTGTCCCGGAGGGAGAGCACCCCACGGTCCTGCTGCTGCGGGCCTACTCCACTGGCGTCCGGGCCAAGAACAGCGACAATATCACCGGCGTGATGCTGAAGGATCTGGGCTGTATCAACATCGCGGACAGCGACAGCGGACTGCTGGAGGAGATCCAGATGGAGTCCATCCTGGCGGCGGACCCGGACCATATCTTCGTGACCACCATGGGCTCCAGCACGGAGAAGGCGCTGGACAGCCTGACGGAGCTGTTCCACAGCGATCCGGCTTGGGAGTCCCTTGCGGCGGTGAAAGAGGGGCGGGTCCATATCCTGGACAAGGCCCTGTTCCACTACAAGCCTAATGCGCGATGGGGAGAGAGCTATGAAGTCCTTGCCGACATCCTATACGGCGGCGCGTAAGTGGGGGATCATCCTCCTGCTGGCTCTGGCCAGTCTGGGGGCGGCTCTGCTGAGCATGAGCTTCGGCTCCACCCAAGTCCCGTTTTCAGAGATCCTGACCGCCTTGATGGGCGGTGAGACCCAGGCATACAATATCGTGGTCTATGCCCGCCTGCCCCGCACCCTGGCGGCCCTGCTGTGCGGCAGTGCCCTGGCGGTGGGCGGGGTCATCATCCAGGGAGTGCTGGGCAACCCCCTGGCGGGGCCCAATATCATCGGGGTGAATGCCGGCGCAGGCCTGGGGGCAGTCCTCTGCACCGCCCTGATTCCGACCTCTATGACGGCGGTCCCGGTGGCAGCTTTCCTGGGGGCGCTGGGGGCGTGTATGCTGGTGTACACCCTGGCCCGGAGGACCGGGGCCAGCCGCATCACCCTGGTGCTGGCCGGGGTGGCCATCAGCAGCATGCTCTCCGCCGCCATCGACGCGGTCTCCATCCTGTTCCCGGAGGCCGCCCTGGGGGCAGGCAGCTTTATGGTGGGCCGGCTGTCTGGGGTGACAGTGGCCGCCCTGAAGGTGCCGGCCCTGCTCTCCCTCCTGGCCGGGGCGGGGGCCTTTGCCATGAGCTATGAGCTGGACCTGCTCACCCTGGGGGATGAGGTGGCCCAGTCCCTGGGGCTGTCTGCCCGGGCGGCCCGGAACCTCCTGCTTACCCTGGCGGCGGTGCTGTGCGGCGCGGCGGTGAGCTTTGCCGGGCTGGTGGGCTTCGTGGGCCTGCTGGTGCCCCACGCGGCCCGCTTCCTGGTAGGGGGGGAACACAAGTACCTGCTGGTTGCCTCCCTGTTCCTGGGGGCGGCGCTGGTGACAGTGTGTGACCTGGCGGCCCGGGTGCTGTTCGTCCCCTTTGAGCTGCCAGTGGGCATCCTGCTCTCCCTGATGGGCGGCCCCTTCTTTCTGTGGCTGCTGTTCCGGCAGAGGGGAGGGCGGCGGACATGATGGAGCTATGCCATATCACGGCGGGCTACGGCGGCCCGCCGGTACTGAGGGACGTATCCCTGGTCTTTGAGCCGGGGAAGGTCACCGTCCTGGCCGGGCCTAATGGCTGTGGAAAATCCACTCTCCTGCGGGTGGCGGCCCGGCTGATGGCACCGGAACGGGGAGAGGTAAGGATAGAGGGGCAGGACGTGTCCCGGCTCTCCGCCAAGCAGTTTGCCCGGTTGGCGGCGCTGCTTCCCCAGAGCCGGCCGCTGCCCGGCATCACGGCGGGGAGCCTGGTCCTCCACGGGCGCTTCCCCTATCTGGGCTATCCCCGCCGCTACTCCAGGGAGGACCGGGAGGCGGCCCACCAAGCCATGGAGCGCACCGGTGTGGCCGGGCTGGAGGGGGTGCCCATGGCCCACCTCTCCGGTGGACAGAGACAGAAGGTTTATCTGGCCATGGCGCTGGCCCAGGACACCCCGGTGCTGCTGCTGGACGAGCCCACCACCTTTCTGGATATCGCCCACCAGCTGGAGCTGGCGGAGACCGCCCGGACGTTGGCGGAGGAGGGAAAAGCGGTGGTCATGGTCCTCCATGACCTGAACCTGGCCCTGAGCTGCGCACACCGGGTGGCGGTGCTGGAGGAGGGACAGCTGCGGCGGGTGGGTGCGCCGGAGGAGATCTACGCCTCCGGCGTGC
This window harbors:
- a CDS encoding sialic acid lyase, with protein sequence MVNVKPEQFQKIWSALITPTNEDESVNYEALERIVELQIQDGAEGFYCCGSSGEGLLLTLEERKQVLEHVLKAADGRVPVISHVGTIRTRDVVDLARHAMSAGALAVSMIPPYYYKFSMDEIMGYYEDVIRAIPDVPAIVYNIPQFTGVEFSKENAGRLLSNENIVGIKHTSTNLYSLERMGQAFPGKALINGFDEQLLGALAMGSCATIGTTVNLFAPLFHRVRDAFDRGDMAQAYRWQHAINLRVEETVKLGIFNAMKYGWTLRGVDCGFCRAPFRPLDGAAREKMAQLMALPLEPV